The Paraburkholderia sp. SOS3 genome includes a region encoding these proteins:
- a CDS encoding chemotaxis protein CheW, translating into MLFLLFNLDGERYALDAAQIVEVLALQPTRPIPGAPAWVAGVAERYGEPLPVIDVPRLALGRDARRLLSTRLVVVKYRASEASSETPHLLLGLIVEGATQTRRLAREQFADTGVATPHARWLGPVANDGQGFVQWVEVRHMLTDDVKALLFPQELTVPHARAQASTS; encoded by the coding sequence ATGCTCTTCCTTCTGTTTAACCTCGATGGCGAGCGCTACGCGCTCGACGCCGCGCAGATCGTGGAGGTGCTCGCGCTGCAGCCGACGCGGCCGATTCCCGGCGCGCCGGCGTGGGTCGCGGGCGTCGCCGAACGGTACGGGGAGCCGTTGCCCGTGATCGACGTGCCGCGCCTCGCGCTTGGGCGCGACGCGCGGCGTTTGCTGTCGACGCGGCTGGTGGTCGTCAAGTATCGCGCGAGCGAGGCATCGTCGGAAACGCCGCATCTTCTGCTTGGATTGATCGTCGAAGGCGCCACGCAGACGCGCCGGCTCGCGCGCGAGCAGTTCGCCGACACCGGTGTCGCGACGCCGCACGCGCGCTGGCTCGGCCCCGTGGCCAACGACGGGCAAGGGTTCGTGCAATGGGTCGAGGTCCGGCACATGCTGACCGATGACGTGAAGGCCTTGCTGTTCCCGCAGGAATTGACCGTCCCCCATGCGCGCGCACAGGCGTCGACGTCATGA